One genomic window of Leptospira paudalimensis includes the following:
- a CDS encoding SpoIIE family protein phosphatase, translating to MFKTIFLPLTIRLEAFTHLVPVPFAIYMASITQEYSINEWLLFLVLCITSGTLMVLGGCLWRYLTLKKLSNQFEALQLEKNKETYTIGSNSKAKELKLFLYRYPFYEGFIIIIRWFVGVGLIFFSTPFFDLYRPTLWTTFILYMVMIPPISFVAYYFITENAFRNLFKLPLIRPIAIEPNEIPKFDYFKRILISFFALAALPVTVLGYMLISSANGNLNVQNPSLQVLIIGIIFIFPLVFVAYLVAKAVRQGLGETSHILDELSKGNFSVVSMPSSGDDFGQQSFHLNRVIQQLNTMYTEIFTLNVGLESKVKERTMELENSLEEVKKLKFQQDGDYFLTHLLLKPLGKNQVSSELVSIDFFLKQKKKFEFKGKEYEIGGDLNIAHNVILQGKKFSVFVNSDAMGKSMQGAGGALVLGAVFQSIIERTYLSSATFNQSPERWLKNAFIEMHKIFEGFDGSMLVSLVIGLIEEETGFLYFINAEHPWLILYRDEKASFLENELSYRKLGTKGLNSGIFIKTFRLLPGDTIISGSDGRDDLLLFNEQNESNQRQINQDENLILSYVEQGKGELEPIFKVLTKNGEITDDLSLIRVYYKGNLDTVSNTDVSKSYQTAKKLVEVGNIDAAIDSLQKQILTQPITNKRFHKLLAKLHFKRKDYIEATEHAQVYLESHPYDLSFMELSSILLRKAGRLDQAIEIAERIRLREPKAAKNTFHLIRLYLEKENQIRAKEILTEWENQFPTELERTKKWKQILRLKFPNILI from the coding sequence ATGTTTAAAACTATATTTTTACCTCTTACAATCCGTTTAGAAGCGTTCACGCATTTAGTTCCAGTTCCATTTGCGATCTATATGGCTTCCATCACACAAGAATATAGCATAAACGAATGGCTGTTATTTTTAGTTTTATGCATTACAAGTGGAACCTTAATGGTATTAGGAGGGTGTTTATGGAGATACCTCACACTTAAAAAATTATCAAATCAATTTGAAGCTCTCCAATTGGAAAAAAATAAAGAGACTTATACAATCGGATCCAATTCAAAAGCAAAAGAACTCAAACTGTTCTTATATCGATATCCATTTTATGAAGGATTTATCATCATCATTCGCTGGTTTGTTGGGGTAGGGCTTATATTCTTTTCAACACCTTTTTTCGATTTATACAGACCTACTTTATGGACGACGTTTATCCTTTATATGGTGATGATTCCACCAATTTCTTTCGTTGCCTATTACTTCATCACGGAAAATGCATTTCGGAATTTATTCAAACTGCCTCTGATTCGACCCATTGCCATCGAACCAAACGAAATCCCAAAATTTGATTATTTCAAAAGGATATTAATCTCATTTTTTGCCCTTGCTGCATTACCTGTTACCGTTCTTGGTTACATGCTCATCTCAAGTGCTAATGGAAATTTAAATGTCCAAAACCCATCCTTACAAGTTTTAATCATTGGAATCATCTTTATATTTCCTTTGGTTTTTGTAGCTTATTTGGTCGCAAAAGCAGTCAGACAAGGATTAGGTGAAACTAGCCATATTTTGGACGAACTCTCAAAAGGAAATTTTTCTGTTGTTTCCATGCCTTCTTCTGGAGATGATTTTGGACAACAGTCTTTCCACTTAAATCGTGTCATACAACAACTGAACACAATGTATACGGAAATTTTTACCTTAAACGTTGGTTTAGAAAGTAAAGTCAAAGAAAGAACAATGGAATTGGAAAACTCTTTGGAAGAAGTGAAAAAACTTAAGTTCCAACAGGACGGAGATTATTTTTTAACACATTTACTGCTCAAACCACTTGGGAAAAACCAAGTGAGTAGTGAACTTGTTAGCATTGATTTTTTCTTAAAACAAAAAAAGAAATTCGAATTCAAAGGCAAAGAATATGAAATTGGAGGTGATCTAAACATTGCCCATAATGTGATTCTGCAAGGAAAAAAATTCTCAGTCTTCGTAAACTCTGATGCAATGGGAAAATCGATGCAAGGTGCAGGAGGTGCGCTTGTACTCGGAGCCGTTTTCCAATCAATCATTGAAAGGACCTATTTATCTTCGGCCACTTTCAACCAATCACCGGAACGATGGTTAAAAAATGCCTTCATTGAAATGCACAAAATCTTTGAGGGATTTGATGGAAGTATGTTGGTTTCACTTGTGATTGGACTGATTGAAGAAGAAACAGGATTTTTATATTTTATCAATGCAGAACACCCTTGGCTCATCTTATACCGAGATGAAAAAGCTAGTTTTTTGGAAAATGAACTGAGTTACCGAAAATTAGGAACCAAAGGTCTCAATTCTGGAATTTTCATTAAAACCTTTCGGTTGTTACCTGGTGATACAATCATCAGTGGATCCGATGGAAGGGATGATTTATTACTCTTTAATGAACAAAATGAATCAAACCAAAGACAAATCAACCAAGACGAAAATTTAATTTTGTCCTACGTAGAACAAGGGAAAGGTGAATTAGAACCAATTTTCAAAGTGTTAACCAAAAATGGCGAGATCACTGATGATTTATCCTTGATCCGAGTTTATTATAAGGGCAATTTAGATACAGTTTCGAATACCGATGTCTCAAAATCCTACCAGACCGCAAAAAAACTAGTGGAAGTAGGAAATATTGATGCAGCCATTGATTCCCTTCAAAAACAAATTCTAACGCAACCAATTACCAACAAACGTTTTCACAAATTACTAGCAAAACTTCACTTCAAAAGAAAAGATTATATTGAAGCCACAGAACATGCGCAGGTGTATTTAGAAAGTCATCCTTATGATCTTAGTTTTATGGAATTAAGTTCTATTTTACTTCGGAAGGCTGGAAGGTTAGACCAAGCCATCGAAATTGCGGAACGGATCCGACTGAGGGAACCAAAAGCGGCCAAAAATACCTTTCATCTAATCCGATTGTATTTGGAAAAAGAAAACCAAATTCGCGCGAAAGAAATCTTAACGGAATGGGAAAACCAATTCCCAACCGAACTGGAACGAACAAAAAAATGGAAACAAATCTTAAGATTAAAATTTCCGAATATCTTGATTTAA
- a CDS encoding methyl-accepting chemotaxis protein, which yields MRKNLPVTQHEVEFQEGTKITSKTDLKGIITYVNEDFLKISGYTQEELIGQPHNLIRHPDMPGEAFRDLWETVKSQNSWVGLVKNRCKNGDYYWVDANVSPIYEDGKHIGYMSVRTKATKEQILKAEGLYAKLNLGQKNESQRFGKLFAISTESVYSIQSFISLVLFVLFGSSSFVNIPFLHNPWFFGVGILIFSLSFILGYFKIQKNKNSIFRVIEYLKNLYKGNLKFDVILENGGGYSEILLLIKKTQFEFRGMISQLIGNAEIVKSQIKGLTKAVEHIHVAFQELSLAMQSLSESSNVTKESSESIFLQMDALNHLIQSIRSEAMAVQFESTNAHHIAMEGKNRSDKAMSQFLKAKHQIFKTSESIKDLGEKTKAIRKITETIAAISEKTNLLSLNASIESARAGDAGKGFAVVAGEVGLLAEQSKKSAKEISVFISELTSKILQTVTDIEEGLSEVELGSNEFETVQSEMVKILANSEGTKLSSEKINGSTEGTQEKSTSVLFNIEKIQNQLTHTSSIVEELSAAAHEQKQTVAAIEESISNLDKVADRLDSVAFRFKF from the coding sequence GTGCGCAAAAATTTACCAGTCACTCAACATGAAGTAGAATTCCAAGAAGGAACAAAGATAACTTCCAAAACAGATTTAAAAGGAATCATCACCTATGTAAATGAAGACTTCTTGAAGATTAGTGGATATACGCAAGAAGAACTCATCGGCCAACCTCATAATCTCATTCGACATCCCGATATGCCTGGGGAAGCCTTTCGTGATTTATGGGAGACTGTCAAATCCCAAAACTCATGGGTAGGACTCGTAAAAAATCGTTGTAAAAATGGAGATTATTACTGGGTTGATGCCAATGTTTCCCCTATTTATGAAGATGGAAAACACATAGGTTATATGTCGGTTCGCACAAAAGCGACAAAAGAACAAATCCTAAAAGCAGAAGGATTGTACGCAAAGTTAAATCTTGGGCAAAAAAATGAGTCACAACGGTTTGGGAAATTGTTTGCCATTTCTACTGAATCAGTTTATTCCATTCAATCTTTCATCAGTTTGGTTTTGTTTGTATTATTTGGTTCTTCCTCTTTTGTAAACATTCCGTTCCTTCATAATCCTTGGTTTTTTGGGGTAGGAATTCTGATTTTTTCTTTGAGTTTTATATTAGGATATTTTAAAATTCAAAAAAACAAAAATTCTATTTTTAGAGTAATCGAATATTTGAAAAACTTATATAAAGGTAATTTGAAGTTTGATGTAATTTTAGAAAATGGTGGTGGTTACTCTGAAATACTGTTGCTGATCAAAAAAACACAGTTTGAATTCCGAGGAATGATTTCGCAACTCATTGGTAACGCTGAAATCGTAAAAAGCCAAATCAAAGGCCTTACAAAAGCTGTAGAACATATTCATGTTGCCTTCCAAGAGTTATCCCTTGCCATGCAATCATTATCTGAATCAAGTAACGTGACAAAAGAGAGTTCCGAAAGTATATTCCTTCAAATGGATGCTCTCAACCATTTGATCCAAAGCATTCGATCGGAAGCAATGGCTGTTCAATTTGAATCAACCAATGCACATCATATTGCCATGGAAGGAAAAAATCGTTCCGACAAAGCTATGTCCCAATTTTTAAAAGCAAAACATCAGATTTTTAAAACTTCCGAATCGATTAAAGACCTTGGTGAAAAAACAAAAGCCATACGAAAGATCACAGAAACAATTGCAGCAATTTCAGAAAAGACAAACTTACTTTCATTAAATGCATCTATCGAATCGGCAAGAGCAGGTGATGCTGGAAAAGGATTTGCAGTGGTTGCGGGTGAAGTAGGTCTTCTTGCGGAACAATCTAAAAAATCGGCAAAAGAAATCTCTGTATTTATCAGTGAGCTCACTTCAAAAATTTTGCAAACCGTAACAGATATAGAAGAAGGTTTAAGTGAAGTGGAATTAGGATCAAATGAATTTGAAACCGTGCAATCTGAGATGGTAAAAATTCTAGCCAACTCTGAAGGCACAAAACTTAGTTCCGAAAAAATCAACGGTTCCACAGAAGGGACACAAGAAAAATCCACAAGTGTTCTTTTTAATATAGAGAAGATACAAAACCAATTGACACATACATCTTCCATCGTGGAAGAATTATCAGCTGCTGCTCATGAACAGAAACAAACTGTCGCGGCAATTGAAGAATCAATTTCCAATTTAGATAAAGTGGCAGACAGATTGGATTCAGTTGCCTTTCGGTTTAAGTTTTAA